The following are encoded together in the Mesoterricola sediminis genome:
- the kdpF gene encoding K(+)-transporting ATPase subunit F: MTALRFLAGVLALGLAAYLVAALLLPERFQ; this comes from the coding sequence ATGACCGCCTTGAGGTTCCTGGCCGGCGTGCTGGCCCTTGGCTTGGCTGCCTATCTGGTGGCCGCCCTGCTCCTGCCGGAGCGTTTCCAATGA
- a CDS encoding DMT family transporter: MIRARLALLGSAAAFGLMAVLARRLSRPDMGFTAGHLSVLRFAVGVVLCLIAFWIRPALHTPGDRRLLVLRGLSGGLVVVLYFEALARIPAGEAGIIYNLFPVLATLFALAFFRERPTVHLALALALATVGVGLVLGQGRLAISLGKGEGAAFGAALFAALSANAIRAARPRSNATTIFFWFSLVGIPVVLPFALDPWPRAPLAWALGLAMSLCALAAQVLMAEAYGALSVPEAAVWLQLTPVATYLFALPVLGEPIRAWGLAGILLAVGGVAYGTVLGHRR, from the coding sequence ATGATCCGGGCCCGCCTGGCCCTCCTCGGCTCCGCGGCCGCATTCGGCCTGATGGCCGTGCTGGCGCGCCGCCTGAGCCGGCCGGACATGGGCTTCACCGCGGGCCACCTCTCGGTGCTCCGCTTCGCGGTGGGCGTCGTCCTTTGCTTGATCGCCTTTTGGATCCGGCCCGCCCTCCATACCCCCGGTGACCGCCGGCTCCTGGTCCTGCGCGGCCTGAGCGGCGGCCTCGTGGTCGTCCTCTACTTCGAGGCCCTCGCCCGCATCCCCGCCGGCGAGGCCGGCATCATCTACAACCTCTTCCCGGTCCTCGCCACCCTCTTCGCCCTCGCCTTCTTCCGGGAGCGGCCCACCGTCCACCTGGCCCTCGCCCTGGCCCTCGCCACCGTGGGCGTGGGGCTCGTGCTGGGCCAGGGCCGGCTGGCGATCAGCCTCGGGAAGGGGGAGGGCGCGGCCTTCGGCGCCGCCCTCTTCGCGGCCCTGTCGGCCAACGCCATCCGGGCCGCCCGCCCCCGCAGCAATGCCACGACGATCTTCTTCTGGTTCAGCCTGGTGGGAATCCCGGTCGTCCTGCCCTTCGCCCTGGACCCCTGGCCCCGCGCGCCCCTGGCCTGGGCCCTGGGCCTGGCCATGAGCCTCTGCGCCCTGGCGGCCCAGGTCCTCATGGCCGAGGCCTACGGCGCCCTGAGCGTCCCGGAGGCTGCCGTCTGGCTGCAGCTGACGCCGGTGGCCACCTACCTCTTCGCCCTCCCGGTGCTGGGCGAGCCCATCCGCGCCTGGGGGCTGGCCGGAATCCTCCTGGCCGTGGGCGGCGTGGCCTACGGCACGGTCCTCGGCCACCGGCGGTAG
- a CDS encoding alpha-amylase family glycosyl hydrolase, translating into MLDHGTPTLPNATLASLGETLRPHLRALYPEAAGELEVALDAHVRLTGLRPWTGTPPDWHRHMRLYAVYPEGVTYDPALPPFRNLIAHLPVVHKLHCNAMHVLPFWASPRRDMGYDISDYYRIRPELGTLEDLLAFRDAAHAQGIQIMVDAVLNHVSEACTWFRHAQAGCPRCRDFFIHSAHPPRFLRKVERDATWYAEYEVDGRAVEVEIAFPELTGLVPHWRLGLDGHWYYHTYYPEELDLNWANPEVFLEMAKVLLHWASLGFHFRLDAIPFVGKPAYKRINRPDPATHRLVQAFRTLAEAAHPNAILVAESFEDLATVKTYFGEDAAAGAHFAYNFHLCANLWISLTKHDPYYLWNLLEQDRDIPPGAQWLNFLRNHDELSLAHLHPGQVHDLLRNLLRFGKPFRQGHSVSGRTLSLLGANKARFSMAYFLLASLPGAPMVIYGDEIAFPNRRLLALPRERRKDTRNINRGVLRPRDYHADHAGDMVDFLASVLGAREAASSFFDHYPERIGGPDRELFLARYGGSGGTLLVLVNLSPRARYVPLDLRGFRPVTSVNRVSLTPAGVSLGAYAGVWLET; encoded by the coding sequence ATGCTCGACCATGGCACACCCACCTTGCCGAACGCCACCCTCGCCTCCCTGGGAGAGACCCTCCGGCCGCACCTCCGGGCCCTCTACCCCGAGGCCGCGGGCGAGCTGGAAGTGGCCCTGGACGCCCACGTCCGCCTCACGGGCCTCCGTCCCTGGACGGGCACCCCGCCCGACTGGCACCGGCACATGCGCCTCTACGCCGTCTACCCCGAGGGCGTCACCTACGACCCGGCCCTGCCGCCCTTCCGGAACCTCATCGCCCACCTGCCCGTCGTCCACAAGCTCCACTGCAACGCCATGCACGTGCTGCCCTTCTGGGCCTCGCCCCGGCGGGACATGGGATACGACATCAGCGACTACTACCGCATCCGGCCCGAACTGGGCACCCTGGAGGACCTGCTCGCCTTCCGGGACGCGGCCCACGCCCAGGGCATCCAGATCATGGTGGACGCGGTGCTCAACCACGTGTCGGAGGCCTGCACCTGGTTCCGGCACGCCCAGGCGGGCTGCCCCCGGTGCCGGGACTTCTTCATCCACTCGGCCCACCCGCCCCGCTTCCTGCGGAAGGTGGAGCGGGACGCCACCTGGTACGCGGAGTACGAGGTGGACGGCCGCGCCGTGGAGGTGGAGATCGCCTTCCCCGAGCTCACCGGCCTGGTGCCCCACTGGCGCCTGGGCCTGGACGGCCACTGGTACTACCACACCTACTACCCGGAGGAGCTGGACTTGAACTGGGCCAACCCGGAGGTCTTCCTGGAGATGGCGAAGGTCCTCCTCCACTGGGCCAGCCTGGGCTTCCACTTCCGCCTCGACGCCATCCCCTTCGTGGGCAAGCCCGCCTACAAGCGCATCAACCGGCCGGATCCCGCCACCCACCGCCTGGTCCAGGCCTTCCGGACCCTCGCGGAGGCGGCCCACCCCAACGCCATCCTCGTGGCCGAGAGCTTCGAGGACCTGGCGACCGTGAAGACCTACTTCGGGGAGGACGCCGCCGCCGGCGCCCACTTCGCCTACAACTTCCACCTCTGCGCCAACCTCTGGATCAGCCTCACCAAGCACGACCCCTACTACCTGTGGAACCTCCTGGAGCAGGACCGGGACATCCCCCCCGGCGCCCAGTGGCTCAACTTCCTCCGCAACCACGACGAGCTGAGCCTGGCCCACCTGCACCCGGGCCAGGTCCACGACCTGCTCCGCAACCTCCTCCGGTTCGGCAAACCCTTCCGGCAGGGGCACTCGGTCTCGGGCCGCACCCTCTCCCTCCTCGGGGCCAACAAGGCCCGCTTCTCCATGGCCTACTTCCTCCTGGCCTCCCTGCCCGGGGCCCCCATGGTCATCTACGGCGACGAGATCGCCTTCCCCAACCGCCGCCTCCTCGCCCTGCCCCGGGAGCGGCGCAAGGACACCCGCAACATCAACCGGGGGGTGCTCCGGCCCCGGGACTACCACGCGGACCACGCCGGGGACATGGTGGACTTCCTGGCCAGCGTCCTGGGCGCCCGGGAGGCCGCGTCCTCCTTCTTCGACCACTACCCCGAGCGCATCGGCGGCCCCGACCGGGAGCTCTTCCTGGCCCGCTACGGGGGCTCCGGCGGCACCCTGCTCGTGCTGGTGAACCTCTCCCCCCGCGCCCGCTACGTGCCCCTGGACCTGCGGGGCTTCCGCCCCGTGACCTCCGTGAACCGGGTCAGCCTGACCCCCGCGGGCGTCTCCCTCGGCGCCTACGCGGGGGTCTGGCTGGAAACCTGA
- a CDS encoding response regulator has protein sequence MGPEGDLILVVDDEPQLLRFLGPALTSHGYRVLTAATAGEGERLALSHRPDAVLLDLGLPDRDGLDVVAALRGWTDIPIIVVSARGKEDDKVAALEAGANDYLTKPFGTRELIARIRVALRNRPGTAPAPVRYAFGEVALDLETRTVTRAGEKVHLTPNEYKLLVVLARNAGKVLTHNQLLKEVWGPGSAQQHHYLRVYMNQLRHKLEADPARPRHLQTELGVGYRLVEG, from the coding sequence ATGGGGCCTGAAGGCGACCTGATCCTCGTGGTGGACGACGAGCCGCAGCTCCTGCGCTTCCTGGGGCCGGCCCTCACCTCCCACGGCTACCGGGTGCTGACGGCCGCCACGGCGGGGGAGGGCGAGCGCCTGGCCCTCAGCCACCGCCCGGACGCCGTCCTCCTGGACCTGGGCCTCCCGGACCGGGACGGCCTGGACGTGGTGGCCGCCCTCCGCGGCTGGACGGACATCCCCATCATCGTCGTCAGCGCCCGGGGCAAGGAGGACGACAAGGTCGCCGCCCTGGAGGCCGGCGCCAACGACTACCTCACCAAGCCCTTCGGCACCCGGGAGCTCATCGCGCGCATCCGGGTGGCCCTGCGGAACCGGCCCGGGACCGCGCCGGCGCCGGTCCGCTACGCCTTCGGGGAGGTGGCCCTGGACCTGGAGACCCGCACGGTGACCCGGGCGGGCGAAAAGGTCCACCTGACCCCCAACGAGTACAAACTGCTCGTCGTCCTCGCCCGCAACGCCGGCAAGGTGCTCACCCACAACCAGCTCCTCAAGGAGGTGTGGGGGCCCGGGAGCGCCCAGCAGCACCACTACCTGCGGGTCTACATGAACCAGCTCCGCCACAAGCTGGAGGCGGACCCGGCCCGGCCCCGCCACCTCCAGACCGAACTGGGGGTCGGCTACCGCCTGGTGGAGGGATGA
- the kdpA gene encoding potassium-transporting ATPase subunit KdpA yields the protein MSPVFLLLVGGLVVLLLLLGPPLGEYLGNVLEGERVPLDRILGPLERGLYRAMGLTAGDRMDWKQYLGALLAFNALGFAFLLALLRLQGHLPLGAGFRGMAWPLAINTAVSFVTNTNWQAYAGEAALGPLAQALGLTVQNFLSAATGIAVMAAVARGIRRRRSTNLGSFWVDLVRTTLYVLLPLALLFAVFLAGQGVVQTWAPALHAAWVAPPPPGAPAEQIIPLGPAASQIAIKMLGTNGGGFFGANAMHPFENPTALANLAQILAILVLPAACCFTFGKMVRDRRQGRAVFAAMTLLLLMPTFLAGWAEARTPAPLLQPGIVRAAGNLEGKEARFGVETSALWSTATTAASNGSVNAQHDAMAPLSGLAQMVLMQIGEVAFGGVGSGVYGMLVFVVIAVFVSGLMVGRTPEYLGKKVEAFEMKMASLVVLIPSAVILAGAAATVLHPDVMRWISASGPHGFSQVLYAWTSAAANNGSAFNGLTADVPFLDLGLALAMAIGRFAPIAAVLALAGALAAKKRTPPGPGTLPTHSPFFAGLLVAIVLLVGALTFLPALAVGPLAEHLAQIRQVIP from the coding sequence ATGAGTCCGGTCTTCCTCCTCCTCGTCGGCGGGCTGGTGGTCCTCCTCCTGCTCCTGGGTCCGCCCCTGGGCGAGTACCTGGGGAACGTCCTGGAGGGCGAGCGTGTCCCCCTGGACCGGATCCTGGGCCCCCTGGAGCGCGGGCTGTACCGGGCCATGGGCCTCACGGCCGGGGACCGCATGGACTGGAAGCAGTACCTGGGCGCCCTCCTGGCCTTCAACGCCCTGGGCTTCGCCTTCCTCCTGGCCCTGCTCCGCCTCCAGGGCCACCTGCCCCTCGGCGCGGGCTTCCGCGGGATGGCCTGGCCCCTGGCCATCAACACCGCGGTCAGCTTCGTCACCAACACCAACTGGCAGGCCTACGCGGGCGAAGCCGCCCTGGGCCCGCTGGCCCAGGCCCTGGGGCTCACGGTCCAGAACTTCCTCTCCGCGGCCACGGGGATCGCGGTGATGGCGGCGGTGGCCCGGGGGATCCGGCGCCGCCGGTCCACGAACCTGGGCAGCTTCTGGGTGGACCTCGTGCGGACCACCCTCTACGTCCTGCTCCCCCTCGCCCTGCTCTTCGCGGTGTTCCTCGCCGGCCAGGGCGTGGTCCAGACCTGGGCCCCGGCCCTGCACGCGGCCTGGGTCGCCCCGCCGCCCCCGGGGGCCCCCGCCGAGCAGATCATCCCCCTGGGCCCCGCGGCCTCCCAGATCGCCATCAAGATGCTGGGAACGAACGGCGGCGGCTTCTTCGGGGCCAACGCCATGCACCCCTTCGAGAACCCCACGGCCCTGGCGAACCTGGCCCAGATCCTGGCGATCCTGGTCCTCCCCGCGGCCTGCTGCTTCACCTTCGGCAAGATGGTGCGGGACCGCCGCCAGGGCCGGGCCGTCTTCGCGGCCATGACCCTGCTGCTGCTCATGCCCACCTTCCTGGCGGGCTGGGCCGAGGCGCGCACCCCCGCCCCCCTCCTCCAGCCCGGCATCGTCCGCGCCGCGGGGAACCTCGAGGGCAAGGAGGCCCGCTTCGGCGTCGAGACCTCGGCGCTGTGGTCCACCGCCACCACCGCCGCCAGCAACGGGTCCGTCAACGCCCAGCACGACGCCATGGCCCCCCTCTCGGGGCTGGCCCAGATGGTGCTGATGCAGATCGGCGAGGTGGCCTTCGGCGGCGTCGGGTCGGGGGTCTACGGCATGCTCGTCTTCGTGGTGATCGCGGTCTTCGTTTCGGGCCTCATGGTGGGCCGGACCCCGGAGTACCTGGGCAAGAAGGTGGAGGCCTTCGAGATGAAGATGGCCTCCCTCGTCGTGCTCATCCCCTCCGCGGTGATCCTCGCGGGCGCCGCGGCCACCGTCCTCCACCCGGATGTGATGCGCTGGATCAGCGCGTCCGGACCCCACGGGTTCAGCCAGGTCCTCTACGCGTGGACGAGCGCGGCTGCCAACAACGGCAGCGCCTTCAACGGCCTCACCGCGGACGTGCCCTTCCTCGACCTGGGCCTCGCGCTGGCCATGGCCATCGGACGATTCGCGCCCATCGCGGCCGTCCTCGCCCTCGCGGGGGCCCTCGCCGCCAAGAAGCGCACGCCCCCCGGGCCCGGCACCCTGCCCACCCACAGCCCCTTCTTCGCGGGCCTCCTGGTGGCCATCGTGCTGCTCGTGGGCGCCCTCACCTTCCTTCCGGCCCTGGCGGTGGGACCGCTGGCCGAACATCTCGCCCAGATCCGGCAGGTGATCCCATGA
- the kdpB gene encoding potassium-transporting ATPase subunit KdpB, which produces MSERTSPDLLRGPLLRRALLDAFRKLDPRHQIRNPVMCVVWVCSVFVSLLWLHSLGGHGEARPGFILQIALWLWFTLYFANAAEALAEGRGKAQADALRASRRQVTAKKLAKAGRRDWTPADSAALDVGDLVLVEAGDTIPLDGEVVEGIASVNEAAVTGESAPVIRESGGDRSAVTGGTEVLSDWIVVRVTHRSGDSFLDRMIAMVEGAKRRKTPNEIALDILLAALTLVFLLAVATLLPFSQHAVRAAGSGSPIQLTVLVSLLVCLIPTTIGGLLSAIGIAGMDRMIRANVIATSGRAVEAAGDVDVLLLDKTGTITLGNREAVAFLPAPGVDQDALAEAAQLASLPDETPEGRSVVVLAKEACGLRERDLQGLHMTFVPFTAQTRMSGVDLEGRRIRKGATEAVAAWIQAEGGTFPPEVREAADAVAREGGTPLVVAEGGRALGVIQLKDIVKGGIRERFAELRRMGIKTVMVTGDNPLTAAAIAAEAGVDDFLAQATPERKLRLIRDYQAGGRLVAMTGDGTNDAPALAQADVAVAMNTGTQAAKEAGNMVDLDSNPTKLIEIVRIGKQMLMTRGSLTTFSIANDVAKYFAILPAAFLLTYPQLRALDVMRLHSPESAVLSAVIFNALIIVALIPLALRGVAFRTLPAAELLRRNLLVYGLGGLAVPFVGIKALDLAVTALHLV; this is translated from the coding sequence ATGAGTGAACGCACTTCCCCCGACCTCCTGCGGGGCCCCCTCCTCCGCCGGGCCCTCCTCGACGCCTTCCGGAAGCTCGACCCGCGGCACCAGATCCGCAACCCCGTCATGTGCGTGGTGTGGGTGTGCAGCGTGTTCGTGAGCCTCCTATGGCTGCACAGCCTGGGCGGCCACGGCGAGGCCCGGCCGGGCTTCATCCTCCAGATCGCCCTGTGGCTCTGGTTCACCCTCTACTTCGCCAACGCCGCCGAGGCCCTCGCCGAAGGGCGGGGCAAGGCCCAGGCCGACGCCCTCCGCGCCAGCCGCCGCCAGGTCACCGCCAAGAAGCTGGCCAAGGCCGGCCGCAGGGACTGGACCCCCGCCGACAGCGCCGCCCTGGACGTGGGCGACCTGGTGCTGGTGGAGGCCGGCGACACCATCCCCCTGGACGGGGAGGTGGTGGAGGGCATCGCCAGCGTGAACGAGGCCGCCGTCACCGGCGAGAGCGCCCCCGTCATCCGCGAGAGCGGCGGCGACCGCTCCGCGGTCACGGGCGGGACCGAGGTGCTGTCCGACTGGATCGTGGTGCGGGTCACCCACCGCTCGGGCGATAGCTTTCTGGACCGCATGATCGCCATGGTGGAGGGCGCCAAGCGCCGCAAGACCCCCAATGAGATCGCCCTGGACATCCTCCTGGCCGCCCTCACCCTGGTCTTCCTCCTGGCGGTGGCGACCCTCCTGCCCTTCAGCCAGCACGCCGTCCGGGCCGCCGGCAGCGGCTCCCCCATCCAGCTCACCGTCCTGGTCTCGCTCCTGGTGTGCCTCATCCCCACCACCATCGGCGGCCTCCTCAGCGCCATCGGCATCGCGGGCATGGACCGCATGATCCGGGCCAACGTCATCGCCACCTCGGGCCGGGCCGTGGAGGCCGCCGGGGACGTGGACGTGCTCCTCCTGGACAAGACGGGGACCATCACCCTGGGCAACCGGGAGGCGGTCGCCTTCCTCCCGGCCCCCGGGGTGGACCAGGACGCCCTGGCCGAGGCCGCCCAGCTGGCCTCCCTGCCGGACGAGACCCCCGAGGGCCGCAGCGTCGTCGTCCTCGCCAAGGAGGCCTGCGGCCTCCGGGAGCGGGACCTCCAGGGCCTGCACATGACCTTCGTGCCCTTCACCGCCCAGACGCGCATGAGCGGGGTGGACCTGGAGGGCCGCCGCATCCGCAAGGGGGCCACCGAGGCCGTCGCGGCCTGGATCCAGGCCGAGGGCGGGACCTTCCCCCCCGAGGTGCGGGAGGCCGCGGACGCCGTGGCCCGGGAGGGGGGCACGCCCCTCGTCGTCGCCGAGGGCGGCCGGGCCCTGGGGGTCATCCAGCTCAAGGACATCGTGAAGGGCGGCATCCGGGAGCGCTTCGCCGAGCTCCGCCGCATGGGCATCAAGACCGTCATGGTCACCGGCGACAACCCCCTCACCGCCGCGGCCATCGCCGCCGAGGCCGGGGTGGACGACTTCCTCGCCCAGGCCACGCCGGAGCGGAAGCTGCGCCTGATCCGCGACTACCAGGCCGGAGGCCGGCTCGTCGCCATGACCGGGGACGGCACCAACGACGCCCCCGCCCTGGCCCAGGCCGACGTGGCCGTGGCCATGAACACGGGCACCCAGGCCGCGAAGGAGGCCGGGAACATGGTGGACCTGGATTCCAACCCCACGAAGCTCATCGAGATCGTCCGGATCGGCAAGCAGATGCTCATGACCCGCGGCTCCCTCACCACGTTCAGCATCGCCAACGACGTGGCCAAGTACTTCGCCATCCTCCCGGCGGCCTTCCTCCTCACCTACCCCCAGCTCCGGGCCCTGGACGTCATGCGCCTGCACAGCCCGGAGAGCGCGGTGCTGTCGGCGGTGATCTTCAACGCCCTCATCATCGTGGCCCTCATCCCCCTCGCCCTGCGGGGCGTGGCCTTCCGGACCCTGCCCGCGGCGGAGCTGCTGCGCCGGAACCTCCTGGTCTACGGCCTGGGCGGGCTCGCGGTCCCCTTCGTGGGGATCAAGGCGCTGGACCTGGCCGTCACCGCGCTCCACCTCGTCTGA
- a CDS encoding sensor histidine kinase has product MEALPERPDPEELLRRVEEQEARAGRARLKIFFGAAPGVGKTFAMLQDARARKAEGVDVVVGVVETHRRADTEALLEGLEVLPRRPGAHRGIILEEFDLDGALARRPGLVLVDELAHTNTPWSRHAKRWQDVLELLDAGIDVHTTVNVQHLESLREVVAQITGVIVQERVPDTVLERADEIELVDITVEELQGRLQEGKVYVPDQARHAVQRFFRRGNLLALRELALRRTADLVDADMRRYRESKGIQDTWAAGQRLMVAITPRPSGEALVREARRIADALGAPWMAVYVDAGNPLKPEDRERLESHLRLVERLGGEGIAMPGHGTLAEDLVALARSRNVTQLLIGQASRPAWWERLRGGLLPELARSLGSIHLHVIPVAARETPVRFRRPPAPWWPGGATLALCAGYVTVATLIGLAVFGRIELADIVMIFTVPILVAAIRHGRSAALAASLLSVVAFDFFFIPPRFTFAVRDIRHMGTFFIMLGMGFVIGDLTERLRQQAIRAQQRELRTLALYRLGEALVRAGDTTDTLASAVRAVEAQFQTQVTFYLPGPSGALAPADGARPAEGDPAASIAQWAFDHGQAAGQGTEVLPASRALFLPLKGSRGVLGVMALAREGGPLWQEPDHRHLLESFANQTALALERASYLTEAAATRVRAEREELRSTLLSSISHDLRTPLAGITGSATTLLEDPGVLTEPERRSLLGAIQDEAWRLHRLVTNLLDLTRLESGTVQLNREWLPAEELVGSALARLQRQTEGRDIRVDLDRPGILLHGDSVLLEQVLINLVENALRHSAPDGPVEIKVHQTARAAALVVGDRGPGIPEAYHERIFEKLFRVPGQASGPGAGLGLAICQAIVRAHGGHIQVGNRPQGGAQFVVHLPYGAEPPAPPVEEETDGA; this is encoded by the coding sequence ATGGAAGCCCTGCCGGAACGCCCCGACCCCGAGGAGCTCCTCCGCCGCGTGGAGGAGCAGGAGGCGCGCGCGGGCCGGGCCCGGCTCAAGATCTTCTTCGGTGCGGCCCCCGGCGTCGGCAAGACCTTCGCCATGCTCCAGGACGCCCGCGCCCGGAAGGCCGAGGGGGTCGACGTGGTGGTCGGCGTGGTGGAGACCCACCGGCGCGCCGACACCGAGGCCCTGCTGGAGGGCCTGGAGGTCCTGCCCCGGCGCCCCGGCGCGCACCGGGGGATCATCCTGGAGGAGTTCGACCTGGACGGCGCCCTGGCGCGCCGGCCCGGGCTCGTCCTCGTGGACGAGCTGGCCCACACCAACACCCCCTGGTCCCGCCACGCCAAGCGCTGGCAGGACGTGCTGGAGCTGCTGGACGCCGGCATCGACGTGCACACCACCGTCAACGTCCAGCACCTGGAGAGCCTGCGGGAGGTGGTGGCCCAGATCACGGGCGTCATCGTCCAGGAGCGGGTGCCGGACACGGTGCTGGAGCGGGCCGACGAGATCGAGCTGGTGGACATCACGGTGGAGGAGCTGCAGGGGCGCCTCCAGGAGGGCAAGGTCTACGTGCCCGACCAGGCCCGCCACGCCGTGCAGCGCTTCTTCCGCCGGGGCAACCTCCTCGCGCTCCGGGAGCTGGCCCTGCGCCGCACGGCGGACCTCGTGGACGCGGACATGCGCCGCTACCGCGAATCCAAGGGCATCCAGGACACCTGGGCCGCGGGGCAGCGCCTCATGGTGGCCATCACCCCCCGCCCTTCCGGCGAGGCCCTGGTCCGGGAGGCGCGGCGCATCGCCGACGCCCTGGGCGCGCCCTGGATGGCGGTCTACGTGGACGCCGGCAACCCCCTCAAGCCCGAGGACCGGGAGCGGCTCGAATCCCACCTGCGGCTCGTGGAGCGCCTCGGCGGCGAGGGCATCGCCATGCCCGGCCACGGCACCCTGGCCGAGGACCTGGTGGCCCTGGCCCGGAGCCGCAACGTCACCCAGCTCCTCATCGGCCAGGCCAGCCGGCCCGCGTGGTGGGAGCGCCTCCGGGGCGGCCTCCTGCCGGAGCTCGCCCGCAGCCTGGGCTCCATCCACCTCCACGTCATCCCCGTGGCCGCCCGGGAGACGCCGGTCCGGTTCCGCCGGCCCCCCGCCCCCTGGTGGCCCGGCGGCGCGACCCTCGCCCTCTGCGCGGGCTACGTGACCGTGGCCACCCTGATCGGCCTGGCCGTCTTCGGGCGCATCGAGCTGGCGGACATCGTCATGATCTTCACGGTGCCCATCCTGGTGGCCGCCATCCGCCACGGCCGTTCGGCAGCCCTGGCGGCCTCCCTCCTGTCCGTGGTCGCCTTCGACTTCTTCTTCATCCCGCCCCGGTTCACCTTCGCCGTCCGGGACATCCGCCACATGGGCACCTTCTTCATCATGCTGGGCATGGGCTTCGTCATCGGCGACCTCACCGAACGGCTCCGCCAGCAGGCGATCCGTGCCCAGCAGCGGGAGCTGCGGACCCTCGCCCTCTACCGCCTGGGGGAGGCCCTGGTGCGGGCCGGGGACACCACCGACACCCTGGCGTCGGCCGTGCGCGCCGTGGAGGCCCAGTTCCAGACCCAGGTGACCTTCTACCTGCCCGGTCCTTCCGGCGCCCTGGCCCCCGCCGACGGCGCGCGCCCCGCCGAGGGGGACCCCGCGGCCAGCATCGCCCAGTGGGCCTTCGATCACGGCCAGGCCGCGGGCCAGGGCACCGAAGTCCTGCCGGCCTCCCGGGCCCTCTTCCTGCCCCTCAAGGGCAGCCGCGGGGTGCTCGGCGTCATGGCCCTGGCCCGCGAGGGCGGGCCCCTGTGGCAGGAACCGGACCACCGCCACCTCCTGGAGAGCTTCGCCAACCAGACGGCCCTGGCCCTGGAGCGGGCCTCGTACCTCACCGAGGCGGCCGCCACCCGGGTGCGGGCCGAGCGGGAGGAGCTGCGCAGCACCCTCCTGTCCTCCATCAGCCACGACCTCCGCACCCCCCTGGCCGGCATCACCGGCAGCGCGACCACCCTGCTGGAGGACCCCGGCGTCCTCACCGAGCCCGAGCGCCGGTCCCTCCTGGGGGCCATCCAGGACGAGGCCTGGCGCCTCCATCGCCTCGTGACGAACCTGCTGGACCTGACCCGGCTGGAATCGGGCACGGTCCAGCTGAACCGGGAATGGCTGCCCGCGGAGGAGCTGGTGGGCAGCGCCCTGGCCCGCCTGCAGCGCCAGACCGAGGGCCGGGACATCCGGGTGGACCTGGACCGCCCGGGCATCCTCCTCCACGGCGATTCGGTCCTTCTGGAGCAGGTGCTCATCAACCTCGTGGAGAACGCCCTGCGCCACTCCGCCCCCGACGGGCCCGTGGAGATCAAGGTCCACCAGACCGCCCGGGCCGCGGCCCTGGTGGTGGGCGACCGGGGGCCGGGCATCCCGGAGGCCTACCACGAGCGGATCTTCGAGAAGCTGTTCCGGGTGCCGGGGCAGGCGTCGGGGCCTGGCGCGGGCCTGGGCCTCGCCATCTGCCAGGCCATCGTGCGCGCCCACGGCGGGCACATCCAGGTGGGCAACCGCCCGCAGGGCGGCGCCCAGTTCGTCGTCCACCTGCCCTACGGCGCCGAACCCCCGGCGCCGCCCGTGGAGGAGGAGACCGATGGGGCCTGA
- the kdpC gene encoding potassium-transporting ATPase subunit KdpC, with amino-acid sequence MLRPLLTAFAALTLATGVLYPLAATGLARALFPRQAAGSPIRVDGRVRGSRLIAQATEDPRWFWSRPSPTSGFPANAQASGGSTLSGPALAEAVAARLRVLQASDPGAGPVPQDLVTASGSGLDPHISLEAARWQAPRVARARGLDPGAVTRLAEARAFRPLLGRPVVNVLDLNLALDAMGAPTRLP; translated from the coding sequence GTGCTCCGACCCCTGCTGACCGCCTTCGCCGCCCTGACCCTCGCCACGGGCGTGCTGTACCCCCTCGCCGCCACGGGCCTGGCCCGGGCCCTCTTCCCCCGCCAGGCGGCGGGGAGCCCCATCCGGGTGGACGGGCGCGTCCGGGGCAGCCGCCTCATCGCCCAGGCCACGGAGGATCCCCGGTGGTTCTGGAGCCGCCCCAGCCCCACCTCCGGCTTCCCCGCCAATGCGCAGGCCAGCGGCGGGTCCACCCTGTCCGGCCCGGCCCTGGCCGAGGCCGTGGCGGCCCGCCTCCGGGTCCTCCAGGCCTCCGACCCCGGCGCGGGCCCCGTGCCCCAGGACCTGGTGACCGCCAGCGGCAGCGGCCTGGACCCCCACATCTCCCTGGAGGCCGCGCGCTGGCAGGCGCCGCGCGTGGCCCGGGCCCGGGGCCTGGACCCTGGGGCCGTGACCCGCCTCGCCGAGGCCCGGGCCTTCCGGCCCCTCCTGGGCCGGCCCGTGGTGAACGTCCTGGACCTGAACCTCGCCCTGGACGCCATGGGCGCCCCGACCCGGCTACCCTAG